One Flavobacterium cerinum genomic window, GAGGCTCGAACTCGCGACAACCAGCTTGGAAGGCTGGAGCTCTACCAACTGAGCTACTTCCGCAGATGATGAATTTTAAAACCCCATCAGGTTTTTAGCAGAGCGGAAGACGAGGCTCGAACTCGCGACAACCAGCTTGGAAGGCTGGAGCTCTACCAACTGAGCTACTTCCGCTTTTGTGAGTGCAAATATAATTAATAATTTTACTCCCCTGCAATTTTTTTTAGAAAAAAATAAAAAACTGTAAAACCGGCTCTGAACAGCCATTTTCATCGCTTCCACCCTATCTTTTTACTATTCTTATTTTCAATATTTTACCCGTCATCTCAACTTATTCGAAGCAGAATTCCGTCAAAATGTTTTTTACGAACAGTCGGAGTTTCTGATTTAACATAAACCGTCAATTCCATTCGTTTAGATGCTTTTTCCGGTTTAAAGTCCTATTTTCAACCTGACACTAAATACTGTTTCCATTTTTATTAAATTAGTATCCCCTAAAAATAAAGGAATCTCCCGATATAATATGGCTACAAATACATTTCGATCCAATCTTGAAAGTTATCAGCTATTAGCTCCTGACAGTATTCTTTCGTTATGTGAACTTTGTCAGGAAAAAGTCGTTCCCAAAAACATTCATCTTTTAAAAAGCGGTAGCATTCCAAACTACTATTATTATGTCGAAAAAGGACTTTTTGCCTACTATTATATAACCGATAACGGCGAAAAAATTATCAAGAAATTCTTTCCCGAAAACACATTTATCGCTTCCAGTTCGGCATTATTAACAAAAACTCCAAGCAATTTTGCTATTCAGGCATTAGAAGACAGTGTTGTTTTTACTATTTCTGCCGATCAGTTTGCGCAATTGGTAAAAGAACGACACGATATTGCTTTGTTCTATATCAAGTATTTAGAAAAAAATTGGGTCATTGAAAAAGAAATGATGGAGGTTTCTACAAAATCGGACGATGCTAAAATCCGGTATACTGATTTTTTGACTTCTCATGCTTCTATAATTAATCGGTTAAAGCAACATCATATCGCTTCTTATCTCGGTATTACACCTACTCAGCTAAGTCGGATTAAGCTAAAACATTAAAACAAACCTCAACAAATGTAAACAGTTCTTTTTTTTGTTTCGGATAATTTTACGCCTTAAAAACAGTATCCAAATGAATACAAAAAAACTAAATGGTCTATTATATGTGCTCGCCGGAGGAATCAGTTATGGCATTTTGGCATCAATTGTAAAATATGCTAACCTACAAGGAATACACACCAGTGTTCTTACTTTTCTCCAGTTTTTTATCGGTTTCCTTTTTCTGGGAATAGTAAATTCAATTCTTAAAAAAAAACATCCGGTTACAACAACGACTACTTCTAAAGTTAGATTAATTAT contains:
- a CDS encoding Crp/Fnr family transcriptional regulator: MATNTFRSNLESYQLLAPDSILSLCELCQEKVVPKNIHLLKSGSIPNYYYYVEKGLFAYYYITDNGEKIIKKFFPENTFIASSSALLTKTPSNFAIQALEDSVVFTISADQFAQLVKERHDIALFYIKYLEKNWVIEKEMMEVSTKSDDAKIRYTDFLTSHASIINRLKQHHIASYLGITPTQLSRIKLKH